One Thermorudis peleae genomic window, CAGCACACGGCCGGCAGCTCCTGCTTGTTCCCTGCATACTCAATCGCATTATCGACATGCCGTGCAACCAGGGCCACGCGGGGCATCGGCTGGTAGTGGAGCCCCGGTTAGTACAGCGATCGCGGTTTGGAGCTGATTATCCTGGCTCAGGGCCTGGGAATCGAGCGACGCCCCAGCAACAAGGGTGAATGGCTGAGCTTGGTCCGGCAGTGACACTGCAATGTCGGGTGAAATGCCATTCTTCCAGATTTGACGGCCGTTTGGCGTAAGCCAGAGTTCAGTGCCCAACAAGAGTGCCGATCCGTCTTTCAGTCGATACTCCGTCAGCACCGTTCCAGTGCCAAACGTGCGCTCACCGATAATTTTGGCACGCTGGTTATCCTGTAACGCTCCGGCAACGATCTCCGCCGCAGAGGCAGTCCCTTTGTTCACCAGCACGACAAGCGGCTGGTCAACGCGCACCTCACTCGCCTCGGTGCGATAGATCGTCTGATTCCCATCCCGCGTCTTTGCAATAAAGACCGGTGTCTGGGGAGGCAAAAAGACCGAAGCAGTACCAATTGCTTCATTGACAAGTCCACCAGGATTATTCCGCAAGTCAAGAATAAAGCTTGTTGCTCCAGCACGCTGCGCATCTTGCACAGCACGGCGTAAATCCGCTGCTGTTCCATCCGAGAACTGGCTGATGCGCACAAGGGCGATCGTGCTCTGCGGCAGCATTGCCCAGGAAACCGAGCTGACTTTAATCTGAGCCCGGGTCAGTGTTACGCGGACTAAGTCCGTCTGTCCAGGACGACGGAAGACAAGGGTAACCGTTGAGCCAGCCGGACCACGAACGCGCTGGACAACGTCATCAAGGCTCAAGCCTTGCACTGATTGCCCGTCGACTTCGAGCAGAATATCGCCAGCACGAATGCCTGCTCGCTGTGCTGGCGATCCATCAAGTGGTGCAACGACGACGACTTGCCCGTCCCGCTGCTCAACCTGGATCCCAACACCAACATACTGACCGGAGAGTTCCTGGCTGTGTGTCGTCACTTCATCTGGTGTGAGATAACGGGTGTGTCCTGTATCACCAAGGGTGTCAAGCATGCCGTTAATTGCGGCAGCGAGCATTTTCTGATCGTTGATCGCGCTCGGGTCAACGTAATGACTGTGGACAAGATCCCAGGCCTCGTCAAAGACCTGTACAGGCGTCGTGGCAGCTGGTGCGGCCTGCGAGCGGGACTGAGGCTGGAGGAGCGTATTGAGGGTGGCTCCAGCGCCCATGCCGAGCGCGAAGACCATAATCAAGAGCAACAGACCAAACGGCAATCGACGGAGCAGCCGACGCGGGGTTCGTGGCTCATCCACGAGTGAAAGCCTCCTTCGTTTTCCCAATCCCGCCCTGCCCTGCCCAAGGATACCGCGTTCTGCACGGTCAGCGGAAGCAAGCAAACCAGCTGGCACGTCACGACGCCGTCACAGCGGAACTACGACGTTTGGGTATAAATCCGGTACACGCCGGTGCACGTCGCACAGACGTTGCCTGCTTCGTCCATCACCTCGCCTTCAGCGAACACCAAATTGCGTCCGCCACTCACTACGCGCGCCGTGCCAACCACGCGATGCTCAGCTTGGAGCATGCGGAGGTAGTGAATCGTCAACGTTACTGTGACTTGGCCGACGATGTCTTCTCGACTCGAGAACACTGCGGCACCAAGCAAACCATCAAACATGTATGCCAGAATGCCGCCATTAATCGCACGTGTGCCGCCCCCGCCACGGTGATGATCTTGAACATCGAGTTCGACCCGTGCTTGACCGGCATGTGCCTCAACAATCCGAAACCCAGGCCAGCGATAGAACGGCTTCGCGTTCCACTCCGCAAGCCAGCGATCGCCCTCGGTCATACCTCACCCCTATTCCATTTCATCCCTATCTCGGCACACAATGCCGCCTCCCAAGAGCAAGTTGAGAGGCGGCAGTACCGTAGAGATTCTAGCGAAGCATCAACGAGAAATCAGGCGCGCGTCCGCAACTCAGGAAAGTCCTCTTCCCAAAATTCTAGCGCGGCCCGGCCACCTTCCGACCGCAGTTGCTGCTCGTATGCACGCAACTCAACACGGCGAATCTTGCCGGAGATCGTCTTCGGCAACTCAGCAAACTGCAGGCGACGCACACGCTTATACGGAGCAAGGCGTTCACGCAGGAAGCGGAACAATTCACGGGCAGTCTCGGCTGATGGCTCGACACCCGGTTTGAGCACAACAAACGCCTTTGGCACCGTGAGGCGGATGGGGTCAGGGCTTGGCACCACCGCAGCCTCTGCCACTGCGTCGTGCTCAATGAGAGCACTCTCGATCTCAAAGGGGCTAATGCGATAGTCAGCGCTCTTAAAGACGTCGTCGGCGCGGCCAATGTACCAGAAATAACCATCTTCATCGATACTCGCGACATCACCAGTGCGATAATATCCGCCGGTTGCAACAGCCCGGGTAGGATCGTCAGCATAGCCAGCCATCAGCCCAACAGGACGCGGCTCGACGCGTACTGCGATTTCCCCTTCATTCGCGGGCTGGCCAGCCTCGTCAAGCGCGACGACGGCATAACCTGGCAATGGTCGTCCCATTGAGCCTGGCTTGACCGGCTGTCCGGGCGAGTTGCCGACGAGGGCAGTGGTTTCAGTCTGGCCATAGCCATCGCGAATCGTTCGCCCCCAGGCTGTTTGCACTTGCTCAATGACTTCAGGATTGAGTGGCTCGCCAGCACTGACGAGTTCACGGAGTGCCAGGTTGCGATATGCTGCTAAATCTTCAAGAATAACCATGCGCCAAACAGTGGGCGGAGCACAGAGCGTCGTAATCTCACCGCGGTTCAGCAACTCCAGTAACTTCTTGGCCTGAAACCGCGCCTGGTTGTAGGCCACGATCGTCGCGCCAGCATTCCATGGAGCAAAGAAGCTGCTCCATGCATGCTTCGCCCAACCAGGAGAGCTAATATTCAAATGTTGATCACCTTCACGGAGACCAATCCAGTACATCGTCGAGAGATGCCCGACGGGATAGCTTGCATGCGTATGCAAGACCATTTTCGGCTTTGCCGTCGTGCCGGACGTGAAGTACAGCAAGAACGGATCAGTAGCCCGAGTCGGCGGATCGTCCGCTTGGAAGGTCACTGATTGGCCATCAACCTCGTCATAGCTGATCCAACCTGGCAACGTCTCACCAACAAGGATCTTGGCCTGTAGGCCATTGATCGATGCAAACTTGCCAGCACATGATGGGTCAGTGACAGCGATGGTGATGTGACCGCGTGTGACACGATCTTGGAGATCAGCGGGGGTCAATAGCGTTGCAGCTGGGCTGACAACCGCTCCAAGCTTCATTGCACCGAGGGTCAGCTCCCAGAGTTGTGGCTGATTTCCAAGCATTAGCAGGATGCGATCACCGCGCCGAACTCCGAGGCGCTTGAGGAAATTTGCCACTTGGTTCGAGCGCTCACGTACGGTATCAAAGCTCAACGTGACTTCAGAACCATCCTCTTCGATAATGCGCAATGCTGGCTGCTGATTACCACGGGCATAAACATCAAAGTAATCGAGTGCCCAATTGAACGTTTCAAACTGCGGCCAGGCAAACTGGCGATAGGCCGCTTCATAGTCCTCACGATAAGTGATGAGTAGATCCCGCGCCTGGAGAAACAGCGTGGTCGCCCGTGCTGTAGTGCCCATGGCTCTGCCCTCCGGCAATGTGTTGCCTAAGCCCTCTGATCACCCTGCTGGATTACCGCACACTGGGGATGCCAAGCACGTACACGATCCCTGTCCTGGCAATTCCCGCCCGCAGCATCTGCTCAATCCCACAGGGGATCTGTTGGGACTATTGTACCCGGCAGAGGCGTCCCAGCGCACCGGATGGCCAGCGATTTCCCGGGATCAGTTGGGATCCTGTACTCGGCAGAGCCAATCGAGCCTAGCCTGACGACGGACGTTCAGGCGGGACAGCGTGTGTCTGTTCGGCACGGAGCAGGTCGAGCGTTTCAATCGCGTGCCGCAAGTGTGGGATAACAATGCTCCCACCGACGACCAGCGCAACATTCAGCGCATCATAGAGCTCTTCGTCTGTCCAGCCCGCCTTCACACACTGATCGAGATGGTAGTCGATGCAGTCGTTGCACCGTAGCACCGTCGATGCAACAAGGCCAAGGAGTTCTTTCGTTTTCGCATCAAGCGCACCGTCACGATATGCAGCACTATCAAGGCTGAAGAAGCGATTGATATCACGATGCCCAATCTCACTGATCCGCGCGTTCATCCGTGCACGGTATTCCCGAAATGCATCGAGCCGAGTCGGCATTTCGCCTTCCTCCCCAAGATTTGCCCTGTTCGCACCATACTCATACTGCTGCAGCGTCAACCTCGTGCAGCCGGCGTGTCAGTTCGGCAAGGTCGTCCGGTGTCAGCTTCCAGGAAGCTGCTGTGACGTTGGCTTCAACTTGTTCAGGCTTGGTCACCCCAGCAATAACAGAGGAAACAATGGGCTGGGCAACAAGCCACGCAACAGCCAATTCGGCAACCGTGTGATCCCGTTCAGCGGCAAACGCCTCAAGCACGCTGAGCAGACGGAAGTTACGCGGCGTAAGCCAACGCCGTTGAAACGCTTCGTTGTCATAGCCACGCGTACCAGGTGGTACCGGCGTGTCAGGCCGATACTTTCCCGTCAAGAACCCTCCAGCGAGCGGTGAATAGGGGATGATGCCCAGACCGAATGCCTCGCAGGCTGGGATGAGTTCCGCTTCAATGCTACGGTCGATGAGATTGTAGGGCGATTGACTGACGATTGGAACAACGTAGCCAGCTCGTTCGCAGCGGTGGACAATGTCAGCGATTTGCCAGCTCGCGTAATTCGAGATGCCGGCATAGCGAACCTTACCACTGCGCACGAGATCATCCAGTGCGCGCAGCGATTCATCAATCGGGGTATGGGGATCCGGACGATGGAGATAGAAAAGATCGATGTAGTCCGTCCCAAGGCGACGCAGGCTTGCTTCGACACTTGCGATGATGCGCCGCCGCGACAGCCCCTGCCCATTTGGGCCCTCGTGCAGCGGGAACCCTGTCTTGGTTGCAAGCACAACCTCGTCGCGCCGACCAGCGATCGCTTTCCCAATATACTCCTCGGAAAGCCCACGACTATAGGTATCAGCAGTGTCGATATGGTTAATGCCTAACTCAAGTGCGCGGT contains:
- a CDS encoding S41 family peptidase, whose translation is MDEPRTPRRLLRRLPFGLLLLIMVFALGMGAGATLNTLLQPQSRSQAAPAATTPVQVFDEAWDLVHSHYVDPSAINDQKMLAAAINGMLDTLGDTGHTRYLTPDEVTTHSQELSGQYVGVGIQVEQRDGQVVVVAPLDGSPAQRAGIRAGDILLEVDGQSVQGLSLDDVVQRVRGPAGSTVTLVFRRPGQTDLVRVTLTRAQIKVSSVSWAMLPQSTIALVRISQFSDGTAADLRRAVQDAQRAGATSFILDLRNNPGGLVNEAIGTASVFLPPQTPVFIAKTRDGNQTIYRTEASEVRVDQPLVVLVNKGTASAAEIVAGALQDNQRAKIIGERTFGTGTVLTEYRLKDGSALLLGTELWLTPNGRQIWKNGISPDIAVSLPDQAQPFTLVAGASLDSQALSQDNQLQTAIAVLTGAPLPADAPRGPGCTACR
- a CDS encoding PaaI family thioesterase, which gives rise to MTEGDRWLAEWNAKPFYRWPGFRIVEAHAGQARVELDVQDHHRGGGGTRAINGGILAYMFDGLLGAAVFSSREDIVGQVTVTLTIHYLRMLQAEHRVVGTARVVSGGRNLVFAEGEVMDEAGNVCATCTGVYRIYTQTS
- a CDS encoding AMP-binding protein — translated: MGTTARATTLFLQARDLLITYREDYEAAYRQFAWPQFETFNWALDYFDVYARGNQQPALRIIEEDGSEVTLSFDTVRERSNQVANFLKRLGVRRGDRILLMLGNQPQLWELTLGAMKLGAVVSPAATLLTPADLQDRVTRGHITIAVTDPSCAGKFASINGLQAKILVGETLPGWISYDEVDGQSVTFQADDPPTRATDPFLLYFTSGTTAKPKMVLHTHASYPVGHLSTMYWIGLREGDQHLNISSPGWAKHAWSSFFAPWNAGATIVAYNQARFQAKKLLELLNRGEITTLCAPPTVWRMVILEDLAAYRNLALRELVSAGEPLNPEVIEQVQTAWGRTIRDGYGQTETTALVGNSPGQPVKPGSMGRPLPGYAVVALDEAGQPANEGEIAVRVEPRPVGLMAGYADDPTRAVATGGYYRTGDVASIDEDGYFWYIGRADDVFKSADYRISPFEIESALIEHDAVAEAAVVPSPDPIRLTVPKAFVVLKPGVEPSAETARELFRFLRERLAPYKRVRRLQFAELPKTISGKIRRVELRAYEQQLRSEGGRAALEFWEEDFPELRTRA
- a CDS encoding carboxymuconolactone decarboxylase family protein yields the protein MPTRLDAFREYRARMNARISEIGHRDINRFFSLDSAAYRDGALDAKTKELLGLVASTVLRCNDCIDYHLDQCVKAGWTDEELYDALNVALVVGGSIVIPHLRHAIETLDLLRAEQTHAVPPERPSSG
- a CDS encoding aldo/keto reductase — encoded protein: MEYRRLGRSGVLVSVIGLGGNTFGRYCDAQQTAAVIHRALELGINHIDTADTYSRGLSEEYIGKAIAGRRDEVVLATKTGFPLHEGPNGQGLSRRRIIASVEASLRRLGTDYIDLFYLHRPDPHTPIDESLRALDDLVRSGKVRYAGISNYASWQIADIVHRCERAGYVVPIVSQSPYNLIDRSIEAELIPACEAFGLGIIPYSPLAGGFLTGKYRPDTPVPPGTRGYDNEAFQRRWLTPRNFRLLSVLEAFAAERDHTVAELAVAWLVAQPIVSSVIAGVTKPEQVEANVTAASWKLTPDDLAELTRRLHEVDAAAV